The Brassica napus cultivar Da-Ae chromosome C7, Da-Ae, whole genome shotgun sequence genome has a segment encoding these proteins:
- the LOC125589824 gene encoding uncharacterized protein LOC125589824, with amino-acid sequence MPPKRRANRAQIDRDAREAGAEHEQRAVPQPVAPPIDQEAMRQMVLDAARQAAQEAVQQIAQEVARQMAPVQQFPAQQFAQGAQDLPPPPPRPHVYPVYDERFYRLTCQMRNMDMEHFSGTVDAIAAYDWKLNLVRKLEIIECPPEMSLRLTMHYLRGDALVWWEGIRLNHVGPERLTFEDFIREFDRKYFPKEAMDKQKTDFDHVSQGEMSVREYEQKFNQLRRFAGTGISEEDLIRKFLDGMRVDIRNRCHVVTYHRLGDLVEKASEQEAGLEEERKFTKAFQVKSGKAPESQKRTGDQSESHDCFRCRRRHSGKCFKCFVCGQWGHTSRYCHDKPVDTPPVRQVEAPAVANVICYGCNQSGHIFRDCPKRSNAALPPPPKRLAIAPRVFTVGDHQGAEPIAGEINEQE; translated from the exons ATGCCGCCAAAGAGAAGAGCCAACCGTGCCCAGATCGACAGAGatgctagagaggcaggagctgAACATGAGCAGCGTGCAGTTCCCCAGCCTGTTGCTCCACCGATTGATCAGGAGGCCATGAGGCAGATGGTTTTGGATGCAGCTAGACAGGCTGCTCAGGAGGCAGTTCAGCAGATTGCTCAGGAGGTTGCTCGTCAGATGGCTCCAGTTCAGCAGTTTCCCGCTCAGCAGTTTGCTCAGGGTGCTCAGGATCTACCGCCACCACCACCTCGACCACATGTTTACCCAGTTTATGATGAGAGGTTTTACAGGCTGACATGCCAGATGAGGAATATGGATATGGAGCATTTTAGCGGGACAGTGGATGCTATAGCTGCATATGATTGGAAGCTAAATCTGGTACGGAAGTTGGAGATTATTGAATGTCCACCGGAGATGTCTCTTAGATTGACTATGCATTATTTGCGTGGAGATGCACTAGTGTGGTGGGAAGGAATTCGTTTGAACCATGTTGGACCAGAGAGGCTTACCTTTGAAGATTTCATCCGCGAGTTCGATAGGAAGTACTTCCCGAAGGAAGCTATGGATAAGCAGAAAACAGACTTTGATCATGTAAGCCAGGGTGAGATGTCTGTCAGGGAGTATGAGCAGAAGTTTAACCAACTTCGCAGATTTGCTGGGACTGGAATTTCAGAGGAGGACCTGATCAGGAAGTTTTTGGATGGGATGCGGGTCGATATTCGTAACAGGTGTCATGTCGTCACTTACCATAGATTGGGAGATTTGGTGGAGAAAGCTTCTGAGCAGGAGGCAGGACTGGAAGAAGAGCGGAAATTTACGAAAGCATTTCAGGTTAAGTCTGGAAAAGCTCCCGAGTCCCAGAAGAGAACAGGGGACCAGTCTGAATCACATGATTGTTTCCGTTGCCGTCGCCGTCATAGCGGAAAGTGCTTCAagtgttttgtttgtggtcAGTGGGGACACACTTCGAGATATTGTCACGATAAGCCAGTGGATACGCCTCCAGTCAGACAGGTTGAAGCCCCAGCAGTGGCCAACGTGATTTGTTACGGTTGTAACCAGTCTGGTCATATCTTCAGAGATTGCCCGAAGAGGAGTAATGCGGCGCTTCCACCACCACCAAAGCGTCTAGCCATCGCTCCACGTGTATTTACAGTTGGAGATCACCAGGGAGCCGAGCCGATAGCGG GTGAGATCAATGAGCAGGAGTGA
- the LOC125589825 gene encoding flocculation protein FLO11-like isoform X2 yields the protein MGKSKASKKRAKDVANDVNAAEVAMAKAVQRLQEIFREHSEQEIRAALLECNMNQNFAIDRLLSQQERSNEQGASTQLPDSSSSSLVPIVPSQSDLTNGETRSVPTSSNEAAPSLPVPSSSDVGETRTVPISSSEAVPPLSVPSSSDVTNGVTRSVPISSNEAAPSLPVPSSSAITNGEARSVPITSTRPLSVPSSRPLLPNVKPKRQETRMISAIGPPMAEVLRGLHAPPKQNVTKAPLKADSPLKPDATNNPIFNSSTKSGATRNPQHSAFPMATMTSMSTDGFGTYPISEPHINNQQAMNRYNSLGQVPLEQYGNVMNSPYLWRQAQNERYNMPSSAPFQQRGGGSNINTLAHHGHMMMSSPHTWPEQDGTSIYESLNSVFAPYRNSTLPLSATSSVPTYHDSAYGGGMLSGNSRFGYEDVSRNHLPSNSSGGTSTSPSSHGTDYGFDMTSGNAANSRLGYEDISRPILPSRTSRVPSSHGSDYYGRDMSSGNGSNSRLGYEDVSRIHMPSIQGRSLFEWRVQGEDSYRANPPRSQQEREAYFERIGADLLASSLDQEYNTRVPSDQTQQRPRDK from the exons ATGGGAAAATCGAAAGCGAGCAAAAAGCGCGCGAAAGACGTAGCCAACGACGTAAACGCGGCGGAGGTAGCCATGGCGAAGGCGGTTCAGAGGTTGCAGGAAATATTCAGGGAACACTCCGAACAAGAGATCCGTGCAGCGCTTCTAGAATGCAATATGAACCAAAACTTCGCCATCGATCGTCTTCTTTCTCAGCAAG AGAGGAGTAATGAGCAAGGAGCCAGTACTCAGTTACCTGATTCATCATCTAGTAGCCTTGTTCCAATTGTTCCAAGTCAAAG TGATCTAACAAATGGCGAAACCAGGAGTGTGCCAACTAGTTCGAATGAAGCAGCTCCTTCCTTGCCTGTGCCATCATCTAG TGATGTTGGTGAAACCAGGACTGTGCCAATTAGTTCCAGCGAAGCAGTTCCTCCCTTGTCCGTGCCATCTTCTAG TGATGTTACAAATGGTGTAACCAGGAGTGTGCCAATTAGCTCCAATGAAGCAGCTCCTTCTTTGCCTGTGCCATCTTCTAG TGCTATAACAAACGGTGAAGCCAGGAGTGTACCAATTACCTCGACTCGTCCCTTGTCCGTGCCATCTTCTAG GCCTTTATTACCAAACGTTAAACCTAAGAGACAAGAAACTAGGATGATATCTGCTATTGGGCCACCAATGGCTGAAGTTTTGAGGGGTTTACATGCACCACCAAAACAGAATGTAACTAAAGCTCCTCTCAAGGCTGATTCTCCCTTGAAGCCAGATGCTACTAATAATCCAATCTTTAACTCATCTACTAAGTCTGGTGCTACTAGAAATCCTCAACACTCAGCTTTTCCAATGGCTACAATGACTTCCATGTCCACCGat gGATTTGGAACCTATCCTATCTCTGAACCACATATTAATAATCAACAAGCCATGAACCGCTATAACTCACTGGGTCAGGTTCCTTTAGAGCAGTATGGTAATGTGATGAACTCTCCTTACTTGTGGCGCCAAGCACAGAACGAGAGATACAACATGCCATCATCAGCACCATTTCAGCAACGTGGTGGTGGTAGTAACATCAACACTTTGGCGCATCATGGTCATATGATGATGAGCTCTCCTCACACCTGGCCAGAACAGGACGGCACTTCCATTTATGAGTCTCTGAATTCAGTGTTTGCTCCGTACAGAAACAGTACCTTGCCTCTGTCAGCTACCTCTAGTGTTCCTACTTATCACGATTCTGCTTACGGTGGTGGCATGTTGAGTGGCAACTCAAGGTTTGGGTATGAAGATGTCTCAAGAAATCATTTGCCATCAAACTCGAGTGGTGGTACCTCTACTAGTCCTTCCTCTCACGGTACTGATTACGGTTTTGACATGACGAGTGGTAACGCTGCGAACTCGAGGTTGGGGTATGAAGATATCTCAAGACCTATCTTGCCGTCAAGAACCTCTAGAGTTCCTTCATCTCACGGTTCTGATTACTACGGTCGTGACATGTCGAGTGGTAATGGTTCAAACTCGAGGTTGGGGTATGAAGATGTCTCAAGAATTCACATGCCATCAATTCAG GGTAGAAGCCTATTTGAGTGGCGTGTGCAAGGAGAAGATAGTTACAGAGCCAACCCGCCTCGTAGCCAACAGGAACGGGAGGCTTACTTTGAAAGAATCGGAGCTGACTTATTAGCATCATCTCTGGACCAAGAATACAATACACGTGTTCCATCTGACCAAACCCAGCAACGGCCAAGAGACAAGTAG
- the LOC125589825 gene encoding flocculation protein FLO11-like isoform X1 encodes MGKSKASKKRAKDVANDVNAAEVAMAKAVQRLQEIFREHSEQEIRAALLECNMNQNFAIDRLLSQQERSNEQGASTQLPDSSSSSLVPIVPSQSDLTNGETRSVPTSSNEAAPSLPVPSSSDVGETRTVPISSSEAVPPLSVPSSSDVTNGVTRSVPISSNEAAPSLPVPSSSSAITNGEARSVPITSTRPLSVPSSRPLLPNVKPKRQETRMISAIGPPMAEVLRGLHAPPKQNVTKAPLKADSPLKPDATNNPIFNSSTKSGATRNPQHSAFPMATMTSMSTDGFGTYPISEPHINNQQAMNRYNSLGQVPLEQYGNVMNSPYLWRQAQNERYNMPSSAPFQQRGGGSNINTLAHHGHMMMSSPHTWPEQDGTSIYESLNSVFAPYRNSTLPLSATSSVPTYHDSAYGGGMLSGNSRFGYEDVSRNHLPSNSSGGTSTSPSSHGTDYGFDMTSGNAANSRLGYEDISRPILPSRTSRVPSSHGSDYYGRDMSSGNGSNSRLGYEDVSRIHMPSIQGRSLFEWRVQGEDSYRANPPRSQQEREAYFERIGADLLASSLDQEYNTRVPSDQTQQRPRDK; translated from the exons ATGGGAAAATCGAAAGCGAGCAAAAAGCGCGCGAAAGACGTAGCCAACGACGTAAACGCGGCGGAGGTAGCCATGGCGAAGGCGGTTCAGAGGTTGCAGGAAATATTCAGGGAACACTCCGAACAAGAGATCCGTGCAGCGCTTCTAGAATGCAATATGAACCAAAACTTCGCCATCGATCGTCTTCTTTCTCAGCAAG AGAGGAGTAATGAGCAAGGAGCCAGTACTCAGTTACCTGATTCATCATCTAGTAGCCTTGTTCCAATTGTTCCAAGTCAAAG TGATCTAACAAATGGCGAAACCAGGAGTGTGCCAACTAGTTCGAATGAAGCAGCTCCTTCCTTGCCTGTGCCATCATCTAG TGATGTTGGTGAAACCAGGACTGTGCCAATTAGTTCCAGCGAAGCAGTTCCTCCCTTGTCCGTGCCATCTTCTAG TGATGTTACAAATGGTGTAACCAGGAGTGTGCCAATTAGCTCCAATGAAGCAGCTCCTTCTTTGCCTGTGCCATCTTCTAG CAGTGCTATAACAAACGGTGAAGCCAGGAGTGTACCAATTACCTCGACTCGTCCCTTGTCCGTGCCATCTTCTAG GCCTTTATTACCAAACGTTAAACCTAAGAGACAAGAAACTAGGATGATATCTGCTATTGGGCCACCAATGGCTGAAGTTTTGAGGGGTTTACATGCACCACCAAAACAGAATGTAACTAAAGCTCCTCTCAAGGCTGATTCTCCCTTGAAGCCAGATGCTACTAATAATCCAATCTTTAACTCATCTACTAAGTCTGGTGCTACTAGAAATCCTCAACACTCAGCTTTTCCAATGGCTACAATGACTTCCATGTCCACCGat gGATTTGGAACCTATCCTATCTCTGAACCACATATTAATAATCAACAAGCCATGAACCGCTATAACTCACTGGGTCAGGTTCCTTTAGAGCAGTATGGTAATGTGATGAACTCTCCTTACTTGTGGCGCCAAGCACAGAACGAGAGATACAACATGCCATCATCAGCACCATTTCAGCAACGTGGTGGTGGTAGTAACATCAACACTTTGGCGCATCATGGTCATATGATGATGAGCTCTCCTCACACCTGGCCAGAACAGGACGGCACTTCCATTTATGAGTCTCTGAATTCAGTGTTTGCTCCGTACAGAAACAGTACCTTGCCTCTGTCAGCTACCTCTAGTGTTCCTACTTATCACGATTCTGCTTACGGTGGTGGCATGTTGAGTGGCAACTCAAGGTTTGGGTATGAAGATGTCTCAAGAAATCATTTGCCATCAAACTCGAGTGGTGGTACCTCTACTAGTCCTTCCTCTCACGGTACTGATTACGGTTTTGACATGACGAGTGGTAACGCTGCGAACTCGAGGTTGGGGTATGAAGATATCTCAAGACCTATCTTGCCGTCAAGAACCTCTAGAGTTCCTTCATCTCACGGTTCTGATTACTACGGTCGTGACATGTCGAGTGGTAATGGTTCAAACTCGAGGTTGGGGTATGAAGATGTCTCAAGAATTCACATGCCATCAATTCAG GGTAGAAGCCTATTTGAGTGGCGTGTGCAAGGAGAAGATAGTTACAGAGCCAACCCGCCTCGTAGCCAACAGGAACGGGAGGCTTACTTTGAAAGAATCGGAGCTGACTTATTAGCATCATCTCTGGACCAAGAATACAATACACGTGTTCCATCTGACCAAACCCAGCAACGGCCAAGAGACAAGTAG